A window from Verrucomicrobiia bacterium encodes these proteins:
- a CDS encoding TolC family protein, whose translation MRSLWFSSLLCLALCPVRAATPAPPQRLPLDAALLARLVSEATDQHPQLRAARLRQQAAQRAVQGVRVWEDPMVRIGGAVASSPGPDLEMEGNLLYEIEQPLPLFGKARAKRLEADAAAAVAVSESEYRLQLLRRDVVQAAHTLALADAILDIGQQDLALVERMSGFLRERQAAGLEGNVDFLRLETERERRIQQLETDRLQRNFDRATLNRLLARPLDHPWPALDLPPSAPDIPFSDRLVSLAVLNEPRLAVLRRETARAEAALEVTRRTRLPDVALSVGARQWSGSGAVREGMVGVGLNLPWLNRSRYRADHDRDRALANASHAELQDYELEVRREVFRVWTLIDAARREALLYRDRLLPRWELLVENTLAAWSVGRGRFLELLDARRELTEARLTLARAVADQHRMIAELVTCCGIGDVDALFMLDLAPDPAPEVPLP comes from the coding sequence ATGCGATCTCTCTGGTTCTCATCCCTGTTGTGTCTGGCGCTCTGCCCCGTGCGGGCCGCGACGCCAGCCCCTCCCCAACGTCTCCCGCTCGACGCCGCCCTCCTCGCCCGGCTCGTCAGCGAGGCGACCGATCAACATCCCCAACTCCGTGCCGCCCGCCTCCGTCAACAGGCCGCTCAACGCGCCGTTCAGGGCGTCCGCGTCTGGGAGGATCCCATGGTCCGGATCGGTGGCGCCGTCGCCAGCTCGCCAGGCCCCGACCTCGAGATGGAAGGCAACCTCCTCTACGAAATCGAGCAGCCCCTCCCCCTCTTCGGCAAGGCCCGCGCCAAACGCCTCGAGGCCGACGCCGCCGCCGCCGTCGCCGTTTCCGAATCGGAATACCGCCTCCAACTGCTCCGTCGCGACGTCGTCCAGGCCGCCCATACCCTCGCCCTCGCCGATGCCATCCTCGACATCGGCCAGCAGGACCTCGCACTCGTCGAACGCATGTCGGGCTTCCTCAGGGAACGCCAGGCCGCCGGTCTCGAAGGCAATGTCGATTTCCTCCGCCTCGAAACCGAACGCGAACGCCGCATCCAGCAGCTCGAAACAGACCGCCTCCAGCGCAACTTCGACCGCGCCACCCTCAATCGCCTCCTCGCCCGCCCCCTCGACCATCCCTGGCCCGCCCTTGACCTCCCGCCCAGCGCGCCCGACATCCCGTTCTCCGACCGCCTCGTCTCCCTCGCCGTCCTCAACGAACCCCGCCTCGCCGTCCTCCGCCGCGAGACCGCCCGTGCCGAGGCCGCCCTCGAAGTCACCCGCCGCACCCGCCTTCCCGATGTCGCCCTCTCCGTCGGAGCCCGCCAATGGAGCGGCTCCGGCGCCGTCCGCGAAGGCATGGTCGGCGTCGGACTCAACCTCCCCTGGCTCAATCGCAGCCGCTACCGCGCCGACCACGACCGCGACCGCGCCCTCGCCAACGCCTCCCACGCCGAACTCCAGGACTACGAACTCGAAGTCCGCCGCGAAGTCTTCCGCGTCTGGACCCTCATCGATGCCGCACGCCGCGAAGCCCTTCTCTACCGCGACCGCCTCCTCCCCCGCTGGGAACTCCTCGTCGAAAACACCCTCGCCGCCTGGAGCGTCGGGCGCGGCCGCTTCCTCGAACTGCTCGATGCCCGGCGCGAACTCACCGAGGCCCGCCTCACCCTCGCCCGTGCCGTCGCCGACCAGCACCGCATGATCGCCGAACTCGTCACCTGCTGCGGCATCGGCGATGTCGATGCCCTCTTCATGCTCGACCTCGCCCCCGATCCGGCCCCCGAAGTCCCGCTGCCCTGA
- a CDS encoding efflux RND transporter permease subunit: MINRLIEFSLRNRFLILCALLLVVAWGVKALLSTPVDAIPDLSENQVIVFADWPGRSPQEVEDQVTYPLSVNLQGLAGVKAVRALSMFGFSLITVIFEDDTDNYFARARILERLNYLGTQMPPGVTPLLGPDATGLGWVYQYYLHVDPRLAPDGGYDLGQLRAIQDWFVRYQLQSVPGVAEVASLGGFVKQYQVEVSSTRLRAAGATLGQVMAAVSANHLNVGGKVIEENGVEFVVRGVGLIESLADLESVAVTERDGTPVYLRDVATLQIGGDFRRGTLDVDGHERVGGIVVMRTGENAMAVIRDVKEKIAQLASSLPPGVSIRSFYDRSELIERTINTLKHALIEEILLVTLAHVIFLFHFRSILIVTLPLPASILISFILMQELGISSNIMSLAGIAIAIGVLVDAGIVMTENVIRHCERAEDRKRESLRASGQPWTESQVRLTRRETLETTLVAARLVGRPIFFAMSIIILAFVPVFVLSGQEGKLFHPLAYTKTFACIGATLLAVTAVPVLCSLLIRGPFHREENNWVMRSLLHLYQPLLAWSLRHRLVVLAAAALLLAAAALLAFGLPRPVLTRIARAVVGPDPAALTLFQSRHPAAARLLAGMGSEFMPTLEEGSLLYMPVLLPSTALPEVHRIMAWQDVVMSQVPEVASVAGKLGRAETATDPAPVEMIETTIMLKPRDQWRPGMTKPALIAELTAKMTAVPGYVPGFLQPIENRILMISTGIRAQVGVKILGDNLDALQRKAFEVERIVSSVPGAIGVAPSRVQAKPYLEIIVDRPAMARFGLNARDVLETVEAGLGGVNVATTIEGRERFPIQVRLARDERDDIERLGEILVASPAGRMIPLGQVASIRRVIGPSEIASENGRLRVFVQANVQDRDLGGFVKEIRERVAREVTLDPGMTIEYSGQYEHLLHARATLQVIFPTVLLVIFLLLYLTYRSVSEAAHVILAVPFALSGSVFLQWSLGYPFSVAVWVGYITLFGIAIQTGVVMVVYLEESLAQRRADRGAAFSHDDLLQAVQDGARLRLRPKVMTVATTIASLLPIMWSDRAGAEVMKPLAAPVIGGAVSSLVHILIVTPVIFAWLREAELRKPRRDDA; this comes from the coding sequence ATGATCAACCGGCTCATCGAATTCTCCCTGAGGAACCGCTTCCTCATCCTCTGCGCCCTCCTCCTCGTCGTGGCCTGGGGCGTGAAAGCCCTCCTGTCCACCCCCGTGGACGCCATCCCCGACCTGTCCGAAAACCAGGTGATCGTCTTCGCCGACTGGCCCGGTCGCTCCCCCCAGGAGGTCGAGGACCAGGTCACCTACCCGCTCTCCGTCAACCTCCAGGGCCTCGCCGGCGTCAAGGCCGTCCGCGCCCTGTCCATGTTCGGCTTCTCCCTCATCACCGTCATCTTCGAGGACGACACCGACAACTACTTCGCCCGCGCCCGCATCCTCGAACGCCTCAATTACCTCGGCACCCAGATGCCCCCGGGCGTCACCCCACTCCTCGGCCCCGATGCCACCGGCCTCGGCTGGGTCTATCAGTACTACCTCCATGTCGATCCCCGGCTCGCCCCGGACGGCGGCTATGACCTCGGCCAGTTGCGCGCCATCCAGGACTGGTTCGTCCGCTACCAGCTCCAGTCCGTCCCCGGCGTCGCCGAAGTCGCCAGCCTCGGAGGCTTCGTCAAGCAGTACCAGGTCGAGGTCTCCTCCACCCGGCTCCGCGCCGCCGGCGCCACCCTCGGCCAGGTCATGGCCGCCGTCTCCGCCAACCACCTCAACGTCGGCGGCAAGGTCATCGAGGAAAACGGCGTCGAGTTCGTCGTCCGTGGCGTCGGCCTCATCGAGTCCCTCGCCGACCTCGAATCCGTCGCCGTCACCGAACGCGATGGCACCCCCGTGTACCTCCGCGACGTCGCCACCCTCCAGATCGGTGGCGACTTCCGCCGCGGCACCCTCGACGTGGACGGACACGAGCGCGTCGGCGGCATCGTCGTCATGCGCACCGGCGAAAACGCCATGGCGGTCATCCGTGACGTGAAGGAGAAGATCGCCCAACTGGCCTCCAGCCTCCCCCCCGGCGTCTCGATCCGCTCCTTCTACGACCGCAGCGAACTCATCGAGCGCACCATCAACACCCTCAAACACGCCCTCATCGAGGAAATCCTCCTCGTCACCCTCGCCCACGTCATCTTCCTCTTCCACTTCCGCAGCATCCTCATCGTCACCCTCCCCCTCCCCGCCTCCATCCTCATCTCCTTCATCCTCATGCAGGAGCTGGGCATCAGCTCCAACATCATGTCCCTCGCCGGCATCGCCATCGCCATCGGCGTCCTCGTCGATGCCGGGATCGTCATGACCGAAAACGTCATCCGCCACTGCGAACGCGCCGAGGATCGCAAACGCGAATCCCTCCGCGCCTCGGGCCAGCCCTGGACCGAATCCCAGGTCCGCCTCACCCGCCGCGAGACTCTGGAAACCACCCTCGTCGCCGCCCGCCTCGTGGGCCGCCCGATCTTCTTCGCGATGTCGATCATCATCCTCGCCTTCGTCCCCGTCTTCGTCCTCAGCGGTCAGGAGGGCAAACTCTTCCATCCCCTCGCCTACACCAAAACCTTCGCCTGCATCGGCGCCACCCTCCTCGCCGTCACCGCCGTCCCCGTCCTCTGTTCCCTCCTCATCCGCGGCCCCTTCCACCGCGAGGAGAACAACTGGGTCATGCGCTCCCTCCTCCACCTCTACCAACCCCTCCTCGCCTGGTCCCTCCGCCATCGCCTCGTCGTCCTCGCCGCCGCCGCCCTGCTCCTCGCCGCCGCCGCCCTCCTCGCCTTCGGTCTCCCACGCCCCGTCCTGACCCGGATCGCCCGTGCGGTGGTCGGACCCGACCCCGCCGCCCTCACCCTCTTCCAGTCCCGACACCCCGCCGCCGCCCGCCTGCTCGCCGGCATGGGCAGCGAGTTCATGCCCACCCTCGAGGAAGGCTCCCTCCTCTACATGCCCGTCCTCCTCCCCAGCACCGCCCTCCCCGAAGTCCATCGCATCATGGCCTGGCAGGATGTCGTCATGAGCCAGGTCCCCGAAGTCGCCTCCGTCGCCGGCAAACTCGGCCGCGCCGAAACCGCCACCGATCCCGCCCCCGTCGAAATGATCGAGACCACCATCATGCTCAAACCCCGCGACCAGTGGCGCCCGGGCATGACCAAACCCGCCCTCATCGCCGAACTCACCGCGAAAATGACCGCCGTGCCCGGCTATGTCCCCGGTTTCCTTCAGCCCATCGAGAACCGCATTCTCATGATCAGCACCGGCATCCGTGCCCAGGTCGGCGTCAAGATCCTCGGCGACAACCTCGATGCCCTCCAACGCAAAGCCTTCGAGGTCGAACGGATCGTCAGCTCCGTCCCCGGCGCCATCGGAGTCGCCCCCTCCCGCGTCCAGGCCAAACCCTACCTCGAAATCATCGTGGACCGCCCCGCCATGGCCCGCTTCGGCCTCAATGCACGCGACGTCCTCGAAACCGTCGAAGCCGGCCTCGGCGGTGTCAACGTCGCCACCACCATCGAGGGCCGGGAACGCTTCCCCATCCAGGTCCGCCTCGCCCGCGACGAACGCGACGATATCGAACGCCTCGGCGAAATCCTCGTCGCCAGTCCCGCCGGCAGGATGATCCCCCTCGGCCAGGTCGCCTCCATCCGCCGCGTCATCGGCCCCAGCGAGATCGCCTCCGAAAACGGACGTCTCCGCGTCTTCGTCCAGGCCAATGTCCAGGACCGCGACCTCGGCGGCTTCGTGAAGGAAATCCGCGAACGCGTGGCCCGCGAAGTCACCCTCGATCCGGGCATGACCATCGAGTACAGCGGCCAGTACGAACATCTCCTCCACGCCCGTGCCACCCTCCAGGTCATCTTCCCCACCGTCCTCCTCGTCATCTTCCTCCTCCTCTACCTCACCTACCGCTCCGTCAGCGAGGCCGCCCACGTCATCCTCGCCGTCCCCTTCGCCCTCAGCGGCAGCGTCTTCCTCCAGTGGTCCCTCGGCTACCCCTTCAGCGTCGCCGTCTGGGTCGGCTACATCACCCTCTTCGGCATCGCCATCCAGACCGGCGTCGTCATGGTCGTGTACCTCGAGGAAAGTCTCGCCCAGCGCCGCGCCGATCGCGGTGCCGCCTTCTCCCATGACGACCTCCTCCAGGCCGTCCAGGACGGCGCCCGCCTCCGCCTCCGCCCCAAGGTCATGACCGTCGCGACCACCATTGCCAGCCTCCTCCCCATCATGTGGAGCGACCGCGCCGGCGCCGAGGTCATGAAACCCCTTGCCGCCCCCGTCATCGGCGGGGCCGTCAGCAGCCTCGTCCACATCCTCATCGTCACCCCGGTCATCTTCGCCTGGCTCCGCGAAGCCGAACTCCGCAAACCCCGACGCGACGACGCCTGA
- a CDS encoding CPXCG motif-containing cysteine-rich protein: MEAAGDCACPWCGQTVTVSVDTSVENQRFTVDCEVCCRPIEVVATCEPGEILSLDVGSG, translated from the coding sequence ATGGAAGCGGCGGGTGATTGCGCGTGTCCATGGTGCGGCCAGACGGTGACCGTGTCGGTGGACACCAGCGTGGAGAACCAGCGGTTCACGGTGGACTGCGAGGTGTGCTGCCGTCCGATCGAGGTCGTGGCGACCTGTGAGCCGGGGGAAATCTTGAGCCTGGACGTCGGTTCAGGGTGA
- a CDS encoding efflux RND transporter periplasmic adaptor subunit — MKAPTLLAILLTAALVGPAAWWSARRLAQSHDALPAAGGPKRVLFYQSAMHPWIKSDTPGKCTICGMELTPVFEGDASPDLEPGMVSLPSNSITVIHVRSTSIHRGPLVRHLRVAGTLEPDETRRRLLPAYVAGRIEHLHVNFTGASVTAGQPLARIYSPALLEAERQFLALARHTPGAPSADADLLQRAAFQRLRQLGLTEPQILALPGKDPASHLSELLAPESGTVLERFVLAGQYVAEGDPLLEIADLSTLWFRFDVYERDLPWIRVGQEVELTTPALPGQSLHAPIRFIDPTLDPRTRSAKARVELDNPLLDPAHPQHLLPAQLYADARIRIEIPGVLLVPRAAVLNPDGRPRAYLDHGGGAYERRDLRLGRAGDDHFEVLAGLDAGDRVVLNGNLLIDAQAQLNQSLHEPGLDPAASPDPASPALTPPRPPPNSFPTDLLPALQAFLAQADLLRAALAADDLAAFNDARPALAATAVPLRERLPAAGPWQPWIEPALSPANLPPAPSLRDARGAYFPLSQALVALAKSLRDAEPGFASLRIYRCPMTSDAFADAPRRTEWLQLAPPLRNPWFGAEMLECGVEVVTP, encoded by the coding sequence ATGAAAGCTCCTACCCTCCTCGCCATCCTCCTGACCGCCGCCCTCGTCGGCCCGGCCGCCTGGTGGAGCGCCCGTCGCCTCGCCCAATCCCACGACGCCCTCCCCGCCGCCGGCGGCCCCAAACGGGTCCTCTTCTACCAGTCCGCCATGCATCCCTGGATCAAGTCCGATACCCCGGGCAAATGCACCATCTGCGGCATGGAACTTACCCCCGTCTTCGAAGGCGATGCCTCCCCCGATCTCGAACCGGGCATGGTCTCCCTCCCCTCCAATTCCATCACCGTCATCCATGTCCGCTCCACCTCCATCCACCGCGGCCCCCTCGTCCGCCACCTCCGCGTCGCCGGCACCCTCGAACCCGACGAAACCCGCCGTCGCCTCCTCCCGGCCTACGTCGCCGGCCGCATCGAACATCTCCACGTCAACTTCACCGGCGCCTCCGTGACCGCCGGGCAACCCCTCGCCCGGATCTACAGCCCCGCCCTCCTCGAAGCCGAACGCCAGTTTCTTGCCCTCGCCCGCCACACCCCGGGCGCCCCCTCCGCCGATGCCGATCTCCTCCAGCGGGCCGCCTTCCAACGCCTCCGCCAGCTCGGCCTCACCGAACCCCAGATCCTCGCCCTGCCCGGCAAGGACCCCGCCAGCCACCTGTCCGAACTCCTCGCCCCGGAAAGCGGCACCGTCCTCGAACGCTTCGTCCTCGCCGGCCAGTACGTCGCCGAAGGCGATCCCCTCCTCGAAATCGCCGATCTCTCCACCCTCTGGTTCCGCTTCGATGTCTATGAACGTGACCTCCCCTGGATCCGCGTCGGACAGGAAGTCGAACTCACCACCCCGGCCCTCCCCGGCCAGTCCCTCCACGCCCCCATCCGCTTCATCGATCCCACCCTTGACCCCCGCACCCGCAGCGCCAAAGCCCGCGTCGAACTCGACAACCCCCTCCTCGACCCCGCCCACCCCCAACACCTCCTCCCCGCCCAGCTCTACGCCGACGCCCGCATCCGCATCGAAATCCCCGGGGTCCTCCTCGTTCCCCGTGCCGCCGTCCTCAATCCCGACGGTCGCCCCCGCGCCTACCTCGATCATGGCGGGGGCGCCTACGAACGCCGCGACCTCCGCCTCGGACGGGCCGGCGACGATCACTTCGAAGTGCTGGCCGGACTCGACGCCGGAGACCGCGTCGTCCTCAACGGCAACCTCCTCATCGATGCCCAGGCCCAGCTCAACCAGTCCCTCCACGAACCCGGCCTGGATCCCGCCGCATCCCCCGACCCGGCATCCCCCGCCCTCACCCCGCCCCGTCCTCCCCCGAACTCCTTCCCCACGGATCTCCTCCCCGCGCTCCAGGCCTTCCTCGCCCAGGCCGACCTCCTCCGCGCCGCCCTCGCCGCCGATGATCTCGCCGCCTTCAACGATGCCCGCCCGGCCCTCGCCGCCACCGCCGTTCCCCTCCGCGAACGCCTCCCCGCCGCCGGGCCCTGGCAGCCTTGGATCGAACCCGCCCTGTCCCCCGCCAACCTTCCCCCGGCCCCCAGCCTCCGCGACGCCCGCGGCGCCTACTTCCCCTTGAGCCAGGCCCTCGTCGCCCTCGCCAAATCCCTCCGCGACGCCGAACCCGGTTTCGCCTCCCTCCGCATCTACCGCTGCCCGATGACCTCCGACGCCTTCGCCGACGCGCCGCGACGCACCGAGTGGCTCCAGCTCGCACCCCCCCTTCGTAATCCCTGGTTCGGCGCCGAAATGCTCGAATGCGGCGTGGAGGTCGTCACCCCATGA
- a CDS encoding NIPSNAP family protein: MITRLLAVAALLVGMGLWTRPAVAADTRCYELRIYHAAPGKLDALHERFRNHTLRLFEKHGMRNIGYWVPVQNQENPRLYFILSYPNREAREASWKAFVADPDWQAAYQASHAGGVLVEKAESYFLATTDYSPAIRARVGEERRVFEFRDYTASAGNLDRLHARFRDHTVRLFSKHGMHHFGYWTPMPGEAGAEDRLVYLLWHDSTDAAKASFGGFVQDPQWRAARESSERAAGGSLTAPGGVRSLFLVATDYSPTR, encoded by the coding sequence ATGATCACCCGTTTACTTGCCGTCGCGGCCCTGCTGGTCGGGATGGGGCTGTGGACACGACCCGCCGTGGCGGCCGACACGCGTTGCTACGAACTGCGGATCTACCATGCGGCGCCGGGGAAGCTCGATGCGTTGCACGAGCGGTTTCGGAACCACACGCTGCGGCTCTTCGAGAAGCACGGGATGCGGAACATCGGGTACTGGGTGCCGGTGCAGAACCAGGAGAATCCGCGGCTGTACTTCATCCTCTCGTATCCCAACCGGGAGGCGCGGGAGGCTTCGTGGAAGGCGTTCGTCGCCGATCCGGACTGGCAGGCGGCCTACCAGGCGTCGCATGCGGGCGGGGTGCTGGTGGAGAAGGCGGAGAGTTATTTCCTGGCGACCACGGATTACTCGCCGGCCATCCGGGCGCGGGTGGGGGAGGAGCGGCGGGTGTTCGAGTTTCGCGACTACACGGCTTCGGCGGGGAACCTGGACCGGTTGCATGCGCGGTTCCGGGATCACACGGTCCGGCTCTTTTCGAAGCACGGGATGCACCATTTCGGATACTGGACGCCGATGCCGGGCGAGGCGGGGGCGGAGGACCGGCTGGTGTATCTGCTGTGGCACGACAGCACGGATGCCGCGAAGGCATCCTTCGGGGGGTTTGTTCAGGATCCGCAGTGGAGGGCGGCGCGGGAGTCGTCGGAACGGGCGGCGGGCGGTTCGCTGACGGCACCGGGCGGGGTGCGGTCGCTGTTCCTGGTGGCCACGGACTATTCGCCCACACGCTGA
- a CDS encoding exo-alpha-sialidase codes for MKGLRVLWGVVLAMGVQAAPEPGWVRGGFVYETAPFPQCHASTVVETGGTLVVAWFGGTHERHPDVGIWVSRWEGGSWTAPREVAHGIQYRLPGGEPLRYPTWNPVLFQPASGPLLLFYKAGPSPREWWGMLMTSPDGGRTWDEPRRLPEGILGPVKNKPVQLENGDLLCPSSSEHDGWRLHFERTSDLGRTWERIGSFHDGKAIGAIQPSLLRLGPEHWLAVGRSRQDRVFEVESRDGGRTWGVLTLGTLPNPNSGTDAVTLRDGRHLMVYNHVPGLPGQWGGKRSPLNVAVSEDGRTWRAALTLEDEPGMEFSYPAVIQSADGMVHITYTWKRQRVKHVVLDPARLVLRDFAEGGAWPDGSGG; via the coding sequence ATGAAGGGGCTTCGCGTACTCTGGGGGGTGGTGCTGGCCATGGGGGTCCAGGCCGCCCCGGAACCGGGATGGGTGCGGGGCGGGTTTGTATATGAGACCGCGCCGTTCCCGCAGTGCCATGCGTCCACCGTGGTGGAGACGGGTGGAACCCTGGTGGTGGCGTGGTTCGGCGGGACGCACGAGCGGCATCCGGACGTGGGCATCTGGGTGTCGCGTTGGGAGGGCGGGTCCTGGACGGCTCCGCGCGAGGTGGCCCATGGCATTCAGTACCGGTTGCCGGGCGGGGAACCGTTGCGGTACCCGACGTGGAATCCGGTGCTGTTCCAGCCGGCGTCGGGTCCGCTGTTGTTGTTCTACAAGGCGGGTCCGTCACCACGCGAATGGTGGGGGATGCTGATGACGTCGCCGGACGGCGGACGGACGTGGGATGAGCCGCGGCGCCTGCCGGAGGGGATTCTGGGTCCGGTGAAGAACAAGCCGGTGCAATTGGAGAACGGGGATCTGTTGTGTCCGTCGAGCAGCGAGCACGACGGCTGGCGGCTTCACTTCGAGCGGACGTCCGACCTGGGCCGCACCTGGGAGCGGATCGGATCGTTCCATGACGGCAAGGCGATCGGCGCGATCCAGCCCAGCCTGTTGCGGTTGGGACCGGAGCACTGGCTGGCGGTGGGGCGGTCGCGTCAGGATCGGGTGTTCGAGGTGGAGTCGCGGGACGGGGGGCGGACGTGGGGGGTGCTGACTCTGGGAACGCTGCCCAATCCGAATTCGGGGACCGACGCCGTGACCTTGCGGGACGGCCGGCATCTGATGGTTTACAACCACGTGCCGGGTTTGCCGGGGCAATGGGGGGGGAAACGGTCGCCGTTGAATGTGGCGGTCTCGGAGGACGGCCGGACCTGGCGGGCGGCACTGACCCTCGAGGACGAGCCGGGCATGGAGTTCAGCTACCCGGCGGTGATCCAGTCGGCGGACGGGATGGTCCACATCACCTACACGTGGAAGCGGCAACGGGTGAAGCACGTGGTCCTGGACCCGGCCCGGCTGGTGTTGCGGGACTTCGCGGAGGGAGGGGCCTGGCCCGATGGAAGCGGCGGGTGA
- a CDS encoding CoA-binding protein: protein MKTIAILGASNQRSKFGNRAVRAFAGKGWQVFPVNPREKTIEGLPAFASVEDLPLRPHLISVYLPPAVLLQELPRIAARGCDELWLNPGADSPDVVEAAERLGLNVVQACSLVGHGFDPGD from the coding sequence ATGAAAACGATCGCCATCCTCGGCGCCTCGAATCAGCGGTCCAAATTCGGCAATCGCGCCGTGCGGGCCTTCGCCGGAAAGGGCTGGCAGGTGTTTCCCGTGAATCCGCGCGAAAAGACCATCGAAGGTCTTCCCGCCTTCGCCTCCGTCGAGGATCTCCCCCTGCGACCCCACCTCATCAGCGTGTACCTCCCGCCCGCCGTCCTCCTTCAGGAACTGCCCCGCATCGCTGCCCGCGGCTGCGACGAACTCTGGCTCAATCCCGGAGCCGACAGCCCCGACGTCGTGGAAGCCGCGGAACGCCTCGGCCTCAACGTCGTCCAGGCGTGCAGCCTGGTCGGACACGGCTTCGATCCAGGCGACTGA
- a CDS encoding Gfo/Idh/MocA family oxidoreductase — MNATDHAPTRHPRRATTRREFLKTTGRVTAASALAGVALPHVHATGDDTIHLALIGCGGRGNGAVANAMSAGGLVLDDDQGNARTARTGALGSRGPVKLVAMADIRADRLTQSHAALREALGDGIDVPAERRFPGFDGYRHAIDCLRPGDVAMLTTHAAFRPGHLEYAVERGVHVFMEKNFASDPGGLQRILRAGEAAEKKNLKIGAGLMCRHSSARQALIGRIREGDLGEIQLIRAYRMDPGYRMGPFPGGENELLWQLSPGRPYQFLWASGGIFIELMIHQIDECFWIKDAWPVAAHGIGGRQAGSTDCSQNLDSYSVEYTFADGTTALVNGRYVPNCHTDFGTYIHGSRCAAKFSGDVHAPASWVYRDQRMERGNITWRAERETVNPWQAEWEVLLAAIRNDRPHNEARRAALANLGAIMGRAAVHTGQRITWEQAVASDFQFYAGVDQLTAASAAPVRADAQGRYPAPVAGAWTEI, encoded by the coding sequence ATGAATGCCACGGACCACGCCCCGACCCGCCACCCCCGCCGCGCCACCACGCGCCGCGAGTTCCTCAAGACCACCGGACGTGTCACCGCCGCCTCCGCCCTTGCCGGAGTGGCGCTGCCGCACGTACACGCCACCGGTGACGACACCATCCACCTGGCGTTGATCGGGTGTGGCGGACGCGGCAACGGCGCCGTGGCCAATGCAATGTCCGCCGGGGGCCTGGTGCTGGATGACGATCAGGGCAACGCGCGCACGGCGCGGACCGGGGCACTGGGTTCGCGGGGTCCGGTGAAGCTCGTGGCGATGGCGGACATCCGGGCCGACCGGCTCACCCAGTCGCACGCCGCGTTGCGCGAGGCGCTGGGGGACGGCATCGACGTGCCCGCCGAACGCCGGTTTCCGGGCTTCGACGGGTACCGCCACGCCATCGACTGCCTGCGTCCGGGGGACGTGGCGATGCTGACCACCCATGCGGCCTTCCGACCGGGCCATCTCGAGTATGCGGTCGAGCGGGGGGTGCATGTGTTCATGGAGAAGAACTTCGCCTCGGACCCCGGCGGCCTGCAGCGGATCCTTCGGGCGGGCGAGGCGGCGGAGAAGAAGAACCTCAAGATCGGTGCCGGGCTGATGTGCCGCCATTCCTCGGCCCGCCAGGCGCTGATTGGCAGGATCCGGGAGGGCGATCTCGGCGAGATCCAGCTCATCCGGGCATACCGGATGGATCCCGGTTACCGGATGGGCCCGTTCCCGGGAGGGGAGAACGAGTTGCTGTGGCAGTTGAGCCCGGGGCGGCCCTACCAGTTCCTGTGGGCGTCGGGCGGGATTTTCATCGAGCTGATGATCCACCAGATCGACGAGTGTTTCTGGATCAAGGACGCCTGGCCCGTGGCCGCCCATGGCATCGGCGGACGCCAGGCCGGCAGCACCGACTGCAGTCAGAACCTCGACAGTTACTCGGTGGAATACACCTTCGCAGACGGCACCACCGCCCTGGTCAATGGACGGTACGTCCCCAACTGCCACACCGACTTCGGCACCTACATTCATGGCAGCCGTTGCGCCGCGAAGTTCTCGGGGGATGTCCATGCACCGGCCTCCTGGGTGTACCGCGACCAGCGCATGGAGCGCGGCAACATCACCTGGCGCGCGGAGCGGGAGACGGTGAATCCGTGGCAGGCCGAATGGGAGGTGCTCCTGGCGGCAATCCGCAACGACCGGCCGCACAACGAGGCCCGCCGGGCGGCCCTTGCCAATCTGGGCGCCATCATGGGCCGGGCGGCGGTTCACACCGGCCAGCGCATCACCTGGGAACAGGCCGTCGCCTCGGACTTCCAGTTTTATGCGGGTGTGGATCAGCTCACCGCCGCCAGCGCCGCCCCGGTCCGCGCCGACGCGCAGGGCCGATATCCCGCTCCCGTGGCGGGCGCCTGGACGGAGATTTGA